One Paracidovorax avenae ATCC 19860 genomic region harbors:
- a CDS encoding TetR/AcrR family transcriptional regulator, translating to MPATSRTRDDKFNERRAELGAATLQTLATLGYARTSLREIAQNSAYSHGVLHYYFTDKVDLILCSVRQYKAVCVTRYDRVTAEAGSYGELLERFCDKMAETLREETAMHRLWYDLRSQAMFEESLRADVQAIDKSLESMIWRVLARFAELAAAPVRVSRDIAYAMFDGVFQHALQKYVAGDQEALGELQRSVALLVRQLIDEPKAVARPRSRAATGARAGTAKSRVSRPD from the coding sequence ACGACAAGTTCAACGAGCGCCGCGCCGAACTGGGCGCGGCCACGCTCCAGACGCTGGCGACGCTCGGCTACGCACGCACCAGCCTGCGCGAGATCGCCCAGAACTCGGCTTACTCGCACGGCGTGCTGCACTACTACTTCACCGACAAGGTGGACCTGATCCTGTGCAGCGTGCGGCAGTACAAGGCGGTCTGCGTCACACGCTACGACCGCGTCACGGCGGAGGCGGGCAGCTACGGCGAGCTGCTGGAGCGCTTCTGCGACAAGATGGCCGAGACGCTGCGCGAGGAAACCGCGATGCACCGGCTCTGGTACGACCTGCGTTCGCAGGCCATGTTCGAGGAGTCGCTGCGCGCCGACGTGCAGGCCATCGACAAGAGCCTGGAGTCGATGATCTGGCGCGTGCTCGCGCGCTTCGCGGAACTGGCCGCCGCGCCTGTGCGGGTTTCACGCGACATCGCCTATGCGATGTTCGACGGCGTGTTCCAGCATGCCCTGCAGAAGTACGTGGCGGGTGACCAGGAGGCACTGGGCGAACTGCAGCGCAGCGTGGCGCTGCTGGTGCGGCAGCTCATCGATGAGCCGAAGGCCGTCGCACGCCCGCGCAGCCGCGCCGCGACCGGAGCGCGGGCCGGCACGGCGAAGTCCAGGGTGTCGCGCCCGGATTGA